Genomic DNA from Candidatus Binataceae bacterium:
ACTCACGGTAGAAGTGGGTCGCGTCGGCGATCGCGCGAAAACGCCTATCAGTAAGCGCGGGCTGCGCCGGGTCGGGAGCCTCGATAACGATCTCACCGCCGATATCGTTTAGCACGAGCCGATCGACGATATCTGGCGCGAGCGTCGCGAAGATCATTGCCATCGCACCGCCCATCGAACTCCCAATGAAGCTCGCTTTTTCGATGCTCAATGCTTTGAGGAACGCGCCGATATCGCCGAGATAGTTAGGCGGCGTATAGCCGTCAGGCGGTCCCCATTGGCTGTCGCCATGACCACGCAAGTCGAGCGCGAGCACGTGATGCGATGCTGTCAGATTCGGCGCGACCAGATCGAAAGCGTGCGCATTGCCGTTAAGGCCGTGCAGCAGGACCAGGTGAGGTCGGCCTTCGCTGCCATAGTCGATGTAGTGGAGTTTGAGACCGTTGATGTCGATGAATTCGCTGGTGGCCATCCGATACCCCGGGAATGTCCGGATAGTAGTTGAAAATTGGGTGGCGGCAGCACCTTGCCCGATCGAAAGATCGGATTGGTGTAAGGAGGAAAGCCGCCATGAGGAAGACTGGCAAGAAGCCGGGGAAAGAGCAAAGCGCAGCCGGGCAAGTTGGATTTCGGTTTCGCGGGCTGGCCCGAGCCGCCGTGTGGGACAGCGGAAGCATGATCCTGCGCTGGACCGCGGCAGGGGGACTCGAAGCGGAAGGTCACTTCCGCAACTGCCAGTTATCGCACCCTGCCCAGGTTGGCGACCGTGCTTCACGCTCGTGAGGTCGCGCTCGAGCGCGGAGTTGATAAACGCGCGAGGTCTCCGCTTCTGCTAGGCATGCTCCGAGGCGACGGGTAGTG
This window encodes:
- a CDS encoding alpha/beta hydrolase; the encoded protein is MATSEFIDINGLKLHYIDYGSEGRPHLVLLHGLNGNAHAFDLVAPNLTASHHVLALDLRGHGDSQWGPPDGYTPPNYLGDIGAFLKALSIEKASFIGSSMGGAMAMIFATLAPDIVDRLVLNDIGGEIVIEAPDPAQPALTDRRFRAIADATHFYRESFHPVALLPELVAEKLTADSVKIGADGLLVWKTDPAVNSGAATGGAIGGRVIQMWSFYQKVKASVLIVRGAESTALTGETVSKMLSVLPGTRAVEVPGVGHTPWLNEPVALRALQDFLA